One genomic segment of Humidesulfovibrio mexicanus includes these proteins:
- the pdxA gene encoding 4-hydroxythreonine-4-phosphate dehydrogenase PdxA translates to MSVLAVTLGDPCGLGPELVVRCLALAGADCARRGETLLFIGPLAALERELAGRPRFFDVLCAGAGLAAELAGHGPGICFVEPEGLAGLDFPPGVPTPAGGLAAGKSLGLAVDLARRGVVQGVVTCPLNKAMLQEAGFDFPGHTEFLAEGLGVGARNVTMHLCGPLPPPAQPGQTPPLALRVSLVTTHPPLADVPRLVTREAILRAIRHTAEFTERLGLLGPIGVCGLNPHAGESGRIGREDEDVVRPTVAEARAAGLNVEGPVPADTLFHFAARGRYSAVVAMYHDQGLAPLKLLHFGEAVNVTLGLPIIRTSPDHGTGYDLVGTGRAKTTSFEAALDLARRLAG, encoded by the coding sequence GTGAGCGTCCTCGCCGTCACCCTGGGCGACCCCTGCGGCCTTGGGCCGGAGCTTGTCGTCCGCTGCCTGGCCCTGGCTGGGGCGGACTGCGCGCGGCGCGGAGAAACCCTGCTGTTCATCGGCCCGCTGGCGGCGCTGGAGCGCGAATTGGCCGGGCGTCCGCGCTTCTTCGATGTGCTGTGCGCAGGTGCGGGCCTCGCCGCCGAGCTGGCCGGGCATGGTCCGGGCATCTGCTTCGTGGAGCCGGAGGGACTGGCCGGGCTGGACTTTCCGCCTGGAGTCCCGACGCCTGCGGGCGGTCTGGCTGCGGGCAAAAGCCTGGGGCTTGCCGTGGACCTGGCGCGGCGCGGCGTTGTGCAGGGGGTGGTCACCTGCCCGCTGAACAAGGCCATGTTGCAGGAGGCCGGGTTCGACTTCCCCGGCCACACGGAGTTCCTGGCCGAGGGGCTTGGCGTGGGCGCGCGGAACGTCACCATGCACCTGTGCGGACCGTTGCCGCCACCAGCGCAACCGGGGCAGACTCCCCCCCTGGCCCTGCGCGTCAGCCTCGTCACCACGCACCCGCCGCTGGCCGACGTGCCGCGCCTTGTGACGCGGGAGGCCATTTTGCGGGCCATCCGACACACGGCGGAGTTCACGGAGCGCCTGGGCTTGCTTGGCCCCATCGGCGTGTGCGGGCTCAATCCCCACGCCGGGGAGAGCGGGCGCATCGGGCGCGAGGACGAGGACGTGGTGCGCCCGACAGTGGCCGAGGCGCGGGCGGCGGGGCTGAATGTCGAGGGGCCGGTTCCGGCGGACACGCTGTTCCATTTCGCCGCGCGCGGGCGCTACTCCGCCGTGGTGGCCATGTATCACGACCAGGGGCTGGCCCCCTTGAAGCTTCTGCACTTCGGCGAGGCGGTGAACGTGACCCTGGGCCTGCCCATCATCCGCACATCCCCGGATCACGGCACCGGCTACGACCTGGTGGGCACGGGCAGGGCGAAAACCACCAGCTTCGAGGCCGCGTTGGATTTGGCGCGCAGGCTGGCGGGGTAG
- the glgB gene encoding 1,4-alpha-glucan branching protein GlgB has translation MSQHVTQPVFIEPFDLYLFGKGEHWDLYRVLGAHPHEQWGESGYRFAVWAPNARKVSVVGPFNDWWGKAHPLYPVGSSGIWAGFVPGLASGVLYKFAVKDCHGRTSFKTDPFAFFAEMRPGNAARTCALDGYQWNDAAWLEERARYNPPLARPQSVYEVHAGSWRLRDGRFLTYRELADELIPYVKELGFTHIEFMPLAEHPLDESWGYQTSHYFAPTSRFGEPDELRQFIDRCHQEGIGVILDWVPGHFPKDDWCLGRFDGTALYEHEDPRKGEHPDWGTYIFNYGRHEVRNFLLANALYWFKEFHIDGIRIDAVASMLYLDYSRKQGEWIPNHFGGRENLEAIELLKGLNTVVHSHFPGATMIAEESTAWPGVSRPTYTGGLGFTFKWNMGWMNDTLSYMHKEPVHRAWHHNSLTFSMLYAFTENFVLPLSHDEVVHGKGALLSKMPGDQWQQLANLRLLFAYQWAHPGKKLLFMGGEFGQWNEWNCKRELDWILHCFPAHTGIARLVGDLNHLLKSRPALHEADISWDGFEWMDFRDWSNSVISFARKAPGREPVLFVFNFTPVVRHDYGVRCPGPGWWREILNTDAEIYGGSNAGNGGGVEAVTHGPDSFLTLTLPPLAALAFSRAGEGL, from the coding sequence ATGAGCCAGCACGTCACCCAGCCGGTGTTCATCGAGCCCTTTGACCTGTATCTTTTCGGCAAGGGCGAGCACTGGGACCTGTACCGGGTTCTTGGCGCGCATCCGCACGAGCAGTGGGGCGAATCCGGCTACCGTTTCGCCGTGTGGGCGCCCAACGCCCGCAAGGTCAGCGTGGTGGGGCCGTTCAACGATTGGTGGGGCAAGGCGCATCCGCTGTATCCCGTGGGGTCTTCCGGAATATGGGCGGGCTTTGTGCCCGGTCTGGCGTCCGGCGTGCTGTACAAGTTCGCGGTAAAGGATTGCCACGGCCGTACCAGCTTCAAGACCGACCCCTTCGCCTTTTTCGCCGAAATGCGGCCCGGCAACGCTGCGCGCACCTGCGCGCTCGACGGCTACCAGTGGAACGATGCCGCCTGGCTTGAGGAGCGCGCCCGCTACAATCCGCCCCTGGCGCGTCCGCAGTCCGTGTACGAAGTCCACGCCGGGTCCTGGCGCCTGCGCGACGGCCGCTTCCTCACCTACCGCGAGCTGGCGGACGAGCTGATTCCCTACGTCAAGGAGCTGGGCTTCACGCACATCGAGTTCATGCCCTTGGCCGAGCACCCGCTGGACGAGAGCTGGGGCTACCAGACCAGCCACTATTTCGCACCCACCTCGCGCTTCGGCGAGCCCGACGAACTGCGGCAGTTCATCGACCGTTGCCATCAGGAGGGCATCGGGGTCATTCTGGACTGGGTGCCCGGCCATTTTCCCAAGGACGATTGGTGCCTGGGCCGTTTTGACGGCACCGCCCTCTACGAGCACGAGGACCCGCGCAAGGGCGAGCACCCGGACTGGGGCACCTACATTTTCAACTACGGCCGCCACGAGGTGCGGAACTTCCTGCTGGCCAACGCCCTGTACTGGTTCAAAGAGTTCCACATCGACGGCATCCGCATCGACGCGGTGGCCTCCATGCTCTACCTGGACTACTCGCGCAAGCAGGGCGAGTGGATCCCCAACCACTTCGGCGGGCGCGAGAACCTGGAGGCCATCGAACTCTTGAAGGGGCTGAACACGGTGGTGCACTCCCATTTTCCCGGCGCAACCATGATCGCCGAGGAGTCCACTGCCTGGCCTGGGGTCTCGCGCCCCACGTACACCGGCGGCCTGGGCTTCACCTTCAAGTGGAACATGGGCTGGATGAACGACACCCTCTCCTACATGCACAAGGAGCCCGTGCACCGCGCCTGGCACCACAACAGCCTCACCTTCTCCATGCTCTACGCCTTCACCGAGAACTTCGTGCTGCCGCTGTCCCACGACGAGGTGGTGCACGGCAAGGGCGCGCTGCTCTCCAAGATGCCCGGCGACCAGTGGCAGCAGCTGGCCAACCTGCGCCTGCTCTTCGCCTACCAGTGGGCGCACCCCGGCAAGAAGCTTCTGTTCATGGGGGGGGAGTTCGGCCAGTGGAACGAGTGGAACTGCAAGCGCGAGCTGGACTGGATTCTGCATTGCTTCCCCGCGCACACGGGCATTGCCCGGCTGGTGGGCGACTTGAACCATCTGCTCAAGAGCCGCCCGGCCCTGCACGAAGCCGACATCAGCTGGGACGGCTTCGAGTGGATGGATTTCCGCGACTGGTCCAACTCGGTGATCAGCTTTGCGCGCAAGGCTCCGGGACGCGAGCCCGTGCTGTTTGTGTTCAATTTCACCCCCGTTGTGCGGCATGACTATGGCGTGCGCTGCCCAGGCCCCGGCTGGTGGCGGGAAATCCTCAACACCGACGCCGAGATATACGGCGGCTCCAATGCGGGCAACGGCGGCGGCGTGGAGGCTGTGACCCATGGGCCGGATTCCTTCCTGACCCTGACCCTGCCGCCGCTGGCCGCCCTGGCCTTCAGTCGGGCAGGGGAGGGGCTGTGA
- a CDS encoding GDSL-type esterase/lipase family protein — translation MVVCFIGDSLTQGIGDELALGWVGRLARESYLKDPTRSRSLTVCNLGLRSDTSTRIAVRWREETDRRRRQGEDMAFVFSFGAADGKFDLPGEESLTAARQVLEGAAALGQTLYASPPPAFDAAWSGHIRQLGAQVRGLCAELGVPAFDLHAPLAAEPAYMASLAADGIHPDAAGYERMAELLSGWSPLARLLGL, via the coding sequence ATGGTTGTCTGCTTCATTGGCGATTCCCTCACCCAGGGCATTGGCGACGAACTGGCCTTGGGCTGGGTGGGCCGCCTGGCCAGGGAAAGCTACCTCAAGGATCCCACACGTTCTCGCAGCCTTACGGTGTGCAACCTGGGACTGCGCAGCGACACTTCTACCCGCATCGCCGTCCGCTGGCGCGAGGAGACCGACCGCCGCCGCCGCCAGGGAGAAGACATGGCCTTCGTGTTCAGCTTCGGCGCGGCCGATGGCAAGTTCGACCTGCCCGGCGAGGAGAGCCTCACAGCGGCGCGTCAGGTGCTTGAAGGCGCGGCCGCCCTTGGGCAAACCCTGTACGCCTCTCCTCCCCCGGCCTTTGATGCGGCCTGGAGCGGGCACATCCGCCAGCTTGGCGCGCAGGTGCGCGGCCTGTGCGCGGAACTGGGCGTCCCCGCCTTCGACCTGCACGCGCCCCTTGCCGCAGAGCCCGCGTACATGGCGTCCCTCGCCGCCGACGGCATCCACCCGGATGCGGCGGGCTATGAGCGCATGGCCGAACTCCTGAGCGGCTGGTCTCCGCTGGCGAGGCTTTTGGGATTGTAG
- a CDS encoding pyridoxamine 5'-phosphate oxidase family protein: protein MRKDVTDDPAIVAEVLRAAEFMSLAVQDAQGLYCVPVNFACRDGVLFFHSAKKGRKIEALRRAEAAGTSVAFSAATDLKVKTGDKACQWGYTFRCVLGSGTVRELSDPAEARAGLGVIMAKYAGSDDFPYDEGILTKTAVLALRVGQATARLKLA, encoded by the coding sequence ATGCGCAAAGACGTGACCGACGATCCGGCCATTGTGGCCGAGGTGCTGCGCGCGGCCGAGTTCATGAGTCTCGCCGTGCAGGATGCGCAGGGGCTGTACTGCGTGCCGGTGAACTTCGCCTGCCGGGACGGCGTGCTGTTTTTTCATTCCGCCAAAAAGGGCCGGAAGATCGAGGCCCTGCGCCGTGCCGAGGCGGCCGGAACGTCCGTGGCCTTCAGCGCCGCCACGGACCTCAAGGTGAAGACCGGGGACAAGGCCTGCCAGTGGGGCTACACCTTCCGTTGCGTGCTGGGCTCCGGAACCGTGCGTGAGCTGTCGGACCCGGCAGAGGCTCGCGCCGGACTCGGCGTCATCATGGCGAAGTACGCCGGGAGCGACGACTTCCCCTATGACGAAGGCATTCTAACCAAAACCGCCGTGCTGGCCCTGCGCGTAGGCCAGGCCACCGCGCGGCTCAAGCTGGCCTAG
- a CDS encoding DUF2064 domain-containing protein, with amino-acid sequence MKSAVMLFADHPLPVLQGLEAGQEPDPLALALLRDTLRTLADVAADVFVFLAPSMDKEQAKALLDPHGVGGFKLASSLGKSLQARRRNAFRLLFSRGYEKALLLANALPDLPSHAVQTALDSLGWKRCCLGPIPGPDGEPDGVYAMGFDFEGYTTDALDMVDPDKPKLFGRMETLLLFYERTVTVLAPHSPVDGPEAVPALVARCRDTRFTLLPSLRLASRQSQTGA; translated from the coding sequence ATGAAATCCGCCGTGATGCTCTTCGCCGACCACCCGCTTCCTGTACTCCAGGGCCTTGAGGCAGGGCAGGAGCCGGATCCGCTTGCCTTGGCCCTGCTTCGCGACACCCTGCGCACCCTGGCCGACGTGGCCGCGGACGTCTTCGTGTTCCTGGCTCCAAGCATGGACAAGGAACAGGCCAAGGCCCTCCTTGACCCCCATGGCGTGGGCGGATTCAAGCTGGCCAGCTCGCTGGGCAAAAGCCTCCAGGCCAGGCGGCGCAACGCCTTCCGGCTGCTGTTCTCTCGCGGGTACGAGAAGGCCCTGCTGCTGGCCAACGCCCTGCCCGACCTCCCCTCCCACGCCGTGCAGACGGCGCTCGACTCCCTGGGCTGGAAGCGCTGCTGCCTCGGACCGATTCCGGGACCGGACGGCGAGCCGGACGGGGTGTATGCCATGGGCTTCGACTTCGAGGGCTACACTACGGACGCGCTGGACATGGTGGACCCCGACAAGCCCAAGCTGTTTGGCCGGATGGAGACCCTGCTGCTGTTCTACGAGCGCACGGTCACAGTCCTGGCCCCGCACAGCCCCGTGGACGGCCCGGAAGCTGTCCCGGCCCTTGTGGCCCGCTGCCGCGACACCCGCTTCACCCTGCTGCCCTCGCTGCGCCTGGCGTCGCGGCAAAGCCAGACCGGAGCGTGA
- a CDS encoding aminotransferase-like domain-containing protein, translating to MPLLAPGRPKYLALADSIDAALCRGELLPGQRLPTHRDLAEALGVTVGTVTRGYAEAARRGAVRGEVGRGTVAAPAGQASGPWWGGEGAGGIDLGLVTGMYGLDPDLGAALQDLPRRVDVQELLRYQPSGGMARHREAGSRWCARYGVQAGPERVLVTAGGQHGLLVLLSVLFRPGDRVAVGCLNYPGLLSAAGLLGLRLVPVALDAEGVVPESLDEACSRDTVRGVYLMPGAHNPTSASPSADRQERLAQVARARGLQIIEDAAYALTAEEPLPTVAALAPERTSFIASVSKAVAGGLRVAFVAAPPDMVERLELGITGTTWMASPLCVEIASGWLADGTAEVVLRRKRAEATRRMACARKLLCGLDCTGLRQGYFLWLRLPEPWRASDFERAAGLRGVTVIGADAFAVGQTAAPAAVRVSLSAARGMDELERGLAVLAQLVGETPRPVRAIV from the coding sequence ATGCCCCTTCTTGCGCCTGGCCGCCCGAAGTACCTGGCCCTGGCCGATTCCATCGATGCCGCCTTGTGCCGCGGCGAACTTTTGCCCGGCCAGCGGTTGCCGACGCACCGCGATTTGGCCGAGGCCCTTGGCGTGACGGTGGGCACGGTGACGCGCGGCTATGCGGAGGCGGCGCGGCGCGGAGCCGTGCGCGGCGAGGTCGGGCGCGGCACCGTGGCTGCTCCGGCTGGTCAGGCTTCCGGGCCGTGGTGGGGCGGCGAGGGGGCTGGCGGGATCGATCTGGGTTTGGTGACGGGCATGTACGGCCTGGACCCGGACCTGGGCGCGGCCTTGCAGGATTTGCCCCGGCGCGTGGACGTGCAGGAATTGCTGCGTTACCAGCCCTCAGGCGGCATGGCCCGGCACCGGGAGGCCGGGTCGCGCTGGTGCGCGCGGTACGGGGTGCAGGCCGGGCCGGAGCGCGTGCTGGTGACGGCGGGCGGCCAGCACGGTTTGCTGGTGTTGCTCTCCGTGCTCTTTCGCCCCGGCGACAGGGTGGCCGTGGGCTGCCTCAATTATCCGGGTTTGCTCTCCGCGGCCGGGCTGCTGGGCCTTCGGCTGGTCCCTGTGGCCCTCGACGCCGAAGGTGTTGTGCCGGAATCGCTGGATGAAGCCTGTTCCCGCGATACCGTGCGCGGGGTGTACCTGATGCCCGGCGCGCACAATCCCACCAGCGCCTCGCCTTCAGCCGACCGGCAGGAACGCCTGGCGCAGGTGGCGCGGGCGCGTGGTTTGCAAATCATCGAGGACGCGGCCTACGCCCTGACGGCCGAGGAGCCCCTGCCCACCGTGGCGGCCCTGGCTCCGGAGCGGACTTCCTTCATCGCCAGCGTGTCCAAGGCCGTGGCGGGCGGCTTGCGCGTTGCCTTTGTGGCCGCCCCGCCGGACATGGTGGAGCGCCTTGAATTGGGCATCACCGGCACCACGTGGATGGCCTCGCCCCTGTGCGTGGAGATCGCCTCCGGGTGGCTGGCCGACGGCACGGCCGAGGTGGTGCTGCGCCGCAAGCGCGCCGAGGCCACGCGGCGCATGGCGTGTGCGCGGAAGCTGTTGTGCGGCCTGGACTGCACCGGGCTGCGGCAGGGCTACTTTCTTTGGCTGCGTCTGCCCGAACCCTGGCGGGCGTCGGATTTTGAGCGCGCGGCTGGCTTGCGCGGGGTGACGGTCATCGGGGCCGACGCCTTTGCCGTGGGCCAGACGGCCGCGCCCGCGGCGGTGCGGGTATCGCTTTCCGCTGCACGGGGCATGGACGAATTGGAGCGCGGGCTGGCCGTGCTGGCGCAGCTTGTGGGCGAGACGCCGCGCCCGGTGCGCGCCATCGTCTAA
- a CDS encoding LysE family translocator codes for MSPEMLASLCLFAFSTSITPGPNNAMLFASGVNHGVRRTMPHLLGVTLGFTFMQLAVGLGVSAAFEVLPGLYPALRAFGLAYMLYLAWRIATSAPAEQQSKAHATGERPGRPMTFLEASAFQWVNPKALMMCVTAASAYAPPDRPVMGALVVTGVFFVAGMPCVALWVLLGRLMRSMLQDRARLVLFNRAMALLLLASMAPMAQEALREGLF; via the coding sequence ATGAGTCCGGAAATGCTGGCGTCCTTGTGCCTGTTCGCCTTCAGCACCTCCATCACGCCGGGGCCGAACAACGCCATGCTCTTCGCCTCCGGCGTGAACCACGGCGTGCGCCGCACCATGCCGCACCTGCTCGGCGTCACCCTGGGCTTCACCTTCATGCAGCTCGCCGTGGGCCTGGGCGTGAGCGCCGCCTTCGAGGTCCTGCCCGGCCTGTACCCCGCCCTGCGCGCCTTCGGGCTGGCGTACATGCTGTACTTGGCCTGGCGCATCGCCACCTCTGCCCCGGCGGAGCAACAGTCCAAAGCGCACGCCACGGGCGAGCGCCCAGGCAGGCCCATGACCTTTCTCGAAGCCTCGGCCTTCCAGTGGGTCAACCCCAAGGCGCTGATGATGTGCGTCACGGCGGCCAGCGCCTATGCGCCGCCGGACAGGCCGGTCATGGGCGCCCTGGTGGTGACGGGCGTGTTCTTCGTGGCCGGAATGCCCTGCGTGGCCCTGTGGGTGCTGCTGGGGCGGCTTATGCGCTCCATGTTGCAGGACCGGGCGCGCCTGGTGCTGTTCAACCGCGCCATGGCGCTGCTGCTGTTGGCGAGCATGGCCCCCATGGCGCAGGAAGCCCTGCGCGAAGGGCTGTTCTAG
- a CDS encoding ABC-type transport auxiliary lipoprotein family protein, translating into MRALAVLIALCLALPLAASCVKLERQPIEKRFYALETVRPGALVPATKAQSPAVLLVRRLTTSSRLAGRELVYRTAPSAWTADYYNVFFVAPADMLTQDLRAWLTASGLWANVVDPSSLVTPSHILEGNITGLYADFAASPPQAVAEGQFLLLSGGPDERRVLLTRQYRTTAPVVSRTPQEVVRAERQAVTALFAQLEADLRQALAAR; encoded by the coding sequence ATGCGCGCACTCGCCGTGCTCATCGCCCTGTGCCTGGCGCTGCCCCTGGCCGCGTCCTGCGTGAAGCTGGAACGCCAGCCCATTGAGAAGCGGTTTTACGCCCTGGAGACCGTGCGCCCCGGCGCGCTGGTTCCGGCGACAAAGGCCCAGTCCCCGGCCGTGCTGCTGGTGCGCAGGCTTACCACCTCGTCCCGTCTGGCCGGGCGCGAACTGGTGTACCGCACCGCGCCCTCGGCCTGGACCGCCGACTACTACAACGTGTTCTTCGTCGCCCCGGCCGACATGCTCACGCAGGATCTGCGGGCCTGGCTCACGGCCTCCGGCCTGTGGGCCAACGTGGTGGACCCGTCCAGCCTCGTCACGCCCAGCCACATCCTTGAAGGCAACATCACGGGCCTGTATGCGGACTTCGCCGCCAGCCCGCCGCAGGCCGTGGCGGAGGGGCAGTTCCTGCTGCTCTCCGGCGGGCCCGACGAGCGTCGCGTGCTGTTGACCCGGCAGTATCGCACCACGGCGCCCGTAGTCTCCCGGACCCCGCAGGAGGTGGTCCGGGCCGAGCGCCAGGCCGTGACCGCCCTGTTCGCACAGCTGGAGGCCGACCTGCGCCAGGCCCTCGCCGCACGCTGA